Proteins co-encoded in one Plasmodium coatneyi strain Hackeri chromosome 7, complete sequence genomic window:
- a CDS encoding Selenophosphate synthase yields MRICKQIDPVIDIVIIGFGVRSQLFVDKFLRKNELKGVNIIIICKDNFVFLDPYVQCEEACRESYTDVYNFCKNRNILFINEKVQYVHTESRNIFFASDRNPLNYDFLLCDFDFKSSDLFSTDMSHMNIYAYRNKNLFFYHVHVMYLALLQSTNKEEDRTDVHLYRQCKRALLEAIPMKRFLNFHSYNDRYVEEIFSAYGEARLFPVVSGGDAVSGGSVLLNAPLQGNQADEDATPRILLISDNNQFGKCLHSKMQKQLHRINAKVHLLYVYVASSKDEKLDLPCGDYLLVKQIRGVKQEGEIKEIKFLDMYDQEIIIRYDECINVTGMRYPSYVSSFGEDATKSLSVNAFCQCVRDDYLYLLNQVKNYDDYAVCETIYLNIYNKVHGNEYISIEHVKAYILTGDADELGVSYLLPPTPNLFNHTVNYSYRIVSYILRRSYSYISRNRFLQNGVVSIMYRKREIEKYINGCMVNGGREVFSSPSIRTFSLPIFKRAARYVDLLRGRLSTEGRTSIPTYGQKESHNKDDSSGVNCSDSGSTAASRSGSNNRNEELPTRKKCASSGRFQTEWKTSSPLPEYMYSAYQEEYERRLLVSKETAYRVDQEEGENGTTITIIVQDGSVNKETTSNCDTKREKIDSYIKESIEKIINRNTCGGCGSKVPSNVLSNSLKGLSVYSSPNVYLGIEACDDCCIFVHSKSKKGEESPALVQTIDFFKSFIDDEYILGEIIAIHCLSDVYSMGGTGICALCVLIVKDNIEKKLQQRLQNILTGCCQKLKEEKCVLSGGHTCAGNENYVGLAVTGKVKKRRISNVDDTTTGDCKDKLYKEKRRKGEVNQREVTTATSGALNQQQGGAPVEDLPLVSKEHRDAFERHQMMKENYLFLPKGSGNIKAGDIIITTKMFGFGFIMAAHICKKAKARWIYNCLDEMLLSNRKSGLYLLQNNNAKACTDVTGFGVLGHLNEMIKCSRREIYFAAQMGKKSLQTTSRKETLERRNSKVDDGQTDNSKEPPMNLIGAKINLKNFIVAEGVEQCIENNIFSSMYKKNHYLCNNIINLEEASLSERYGLLFDPQTSGGLMAIVERDRADQILADLKNMGYPNCSAVGEIINVQDYKFKGVPISQVSLDDYLDTTNSVYVEW; encoded by the coding sequence ATGCGAATTTGCAAGCAGATTGATCCCGTGATCGACATCGTGATCATCGGTTTTGGCGTGCGGAGCCAGCTGTTCGTCGATAAGTTCCTTCGGAAAAATGAGCTCAAAGGAGTAAACATAATAATCATCTGCAAAGACAACTTTGTGTTTTTAGATCCCTACGTACAATGTGAGGAGGCCTGCAGAGAGAGCTACACGGATGTGtataatttttgcaaaaacagaaacatactttttataaatgaaaaggtgcaatatgtacacacagaAAGTCGGAACATCTTTTTTGCGTCTGACAGGAACCCCCTGAATTATGATTTCCTCCTGTGCGACTTTGACTTTAAGAGCTCGGATCTGTTTAGCACCGATATGTctcacatgaatatatacgCTTATCGAAATaagaatttgtttttttatcacGTGCATGTGATGTACCTTGCTCTGCTGCAGTCGACAAACAAGGAAGAGGACAGGACGGATGTTCATCTCTATCGTCAGTGCAAAAGGGCGCTTCTGGAGGCCATCCCTATGAAGAGGTTCCTTAACTTCCATTCGTACAATGATAGGTACGTGGAGGAGATCTTCAGCGCTTATGGGGAGGCCAGGCTATTCCCTGTGGTTAGCGGTGGGGACGCAGTTAGTGGGGGGAGCGTCTTGCTAAATGCCCCTCTGCAAGGCAACCAAGCAGACGAAGATGCCACCCCCCGAATCCTCCTAATCAGTGATAACAACCAGTTTGGGAAATGCCTACATTCGAAGATGCAAAAGCAGCTACACAGAATAAACGCGAAGGTTCATTTATTGTACGTTTATGTGGCTTCTTCGAAGGACGAAAAGCTAGACCTCCCTTGCGGAGATTACCTACTGGTTAAGCAAATAAGGGGAGTAAAacaggaaggagaaattaaagaaataaaatttttggacATGTATGATCAGGAAATTATAATACGATATGACGAATGCATAAACGTCACAGGGATGAGATACCCTTCTTATGTATCATCATTTGGGGAGGATGCTACGAAGTCCCTGTCGGTGAATGCCTTTTGCCAGTGTGTAAGAGATGACTATCTTTATCTCCTTAACCAAGTGAAGAACTACGATGATTATGCGGTTTGCGAGACGATCTACCTAAACATATACAACAAGGTGCATGGGAATGAGTACATTAGCATAGAACATGTTAAGGCTTACATACTGACCGGCGATGCAGATGAGTTGGGTGTGTCCTACTTGCTACCCCCAACACCCAACCTATTTAATCACACTGTAAATTATTCCTACCGGATCGTATCGTACATATTAAGAAGGAGCTACTCATACATATCAAGGAACCGCTTCCTACAAAATGGGGTAGTCTCCATAATGtacagaaaaagggaaatcgAAAAGTATATAAACGGGTGCATGGTTAACGGTGGCAGGGAAGtgttttcctctccttcgaTAAGGACCTTTTCTTTGcctatttttaaaagggctGCTCGCTATGTTGACCTCCTcagaggaagactttctacGGAAGGTAGGACGAGCATTCCCACTTATGGGCAGAAAGAATCACACAATAAGGATGATTCATCTGGTGTAAACTGCAGTGACAGTGGTAGCACTGCGGCGAGCAGAAGCGGAAGTAACAACAGGAACGAGGAACTACCCACCCGGAAGAAATGTGCATCCAGTGGAAGGTTCCAAACGGAATGGAAAACAAGTTCCCCTCTTCCagaatatatgtacagtGCATATCAAGAGGAATATGAAAGGAGATTACTTGTTAGTAAAGAAACCGCCTACCGAGTGGAtcaggaagaaggggaaaatggaaCAACCATAACGATAATTGTGCAGGATGGTAGTGTTAACAAGGAAACCACATCCAATTGCGACACGAAGAGAGAAAAGATAGATTCATACATTAAGGAAAGTATCGAGAAAATAATTAACCGAAATACATGTGGAGGATGCGGGTCGAAGGTTCCTTCAAATGTTCTGTCCAATTCGTTGAAAGGTTTATCGGTGTACAGCTCACCAAATGTGTACCTAGGAATTGAAGCATGTGATGACTGTTGCATATTTGTGCATAGTAAAtctaaaaagggagaagaaagtCCTGCACTTGTCCAAACGATAGACTTCTTTAAATCATTTATCGACGATGAATACATATTAGGGGAAATAATTGCTATTCATTGTTTATCCGATGTGTACAGCATGGGGGGGACTGGCATCTGTGCCCTGTGCGTACTGATTGTAAAGGATAACATTGAGAAGAAACTACAGCAAAGGTTACAGAATATTTTAACTGGGTGCTGCCAGAAGTTGAAAGAGGAGAAATGTGTCTTGAGTGGAGGCCATACCTGTGCGGGAAATGAGAATTACGTCGGTTTGGCAGTCACggggaaggtgaaaaagaGGCGCATCTCCAACGTGGACGACACCACCACGGGGGATTGCAAAGATAAACTATATAAGGAGAAACGACGAAAGGGAGAGGTGAACCAGCGGGAAGTGACAACAGCTACAAGTGGTGCACTTAACCAACAACAGGGAGGTGCCCCTGTGGAAGACCTACCCCTTGTTAGCAAAGAACACAGGGACGCATTCGAACGACACCAAATGATGAAGGAGAACTATCTGTTCCTACCCAAGGGAAGCGGAAACATAAAAGCAGGGGACATAATCATTACCACGAAAATGTTCGGTTTTGGCTTCATCATggctgcacatatatgtaaaaaggcCAAAGCTAGATGGATTTACAACTGCCTTGATGAGATGCTCCTCTCAAATAGGAAGAGTGGGTTATACCTTTTGCAGAATAATAATGCCAAAGCTTGCACGGATGTAACTGGGTTTGGAGTCCTAGGCCACCTTAACGAAATGATCAAGTGCTCTAGGAGGGAAATTTACTTTGctgcacaaatgggaaagaagTCCCTTCAAACTACGTCACGCAAGGAAACACtggaaaggaggaacagcAAAGTGGATGATGGGCAGACCGACAATTCGAAGGAACCTCCCATGAATCTCATCGGAGCAAAGATAAACCTCAAGAATTTCATAGTCGCAGAAGGGGTTGAACAGTGCATCGAAAATAATATCTTCTCCTCCATGTATAAGAAAAATCACTACCTCTGCAATAACATTATAAATTTGGAGGAAGCTTCACTGAGTGAAAGGTATGGACTTTTGTTTGACCCGCAGACAAGTGGGGGTCTCATGGCCATTGTGGAAAGGGACAGGGCGGACCAAATTTTAGCAGACTTAAAAAACATGGGGTACCCCAACTGTTCTGCAGTAGgggaaattataaatgtgCAAGATTATAAGTTTAAGGGGGTGCCCATCAGTCAGGTTTCGTTGGACGATTATTTGGACACGACAAATTCGGTTTACGTCGAATGGTaa